A window of Macrococcus sp. 19Msa1099 genomic DNA:
ATCTTATTGATTCGTGCTGTTTCTAAAAATGATATTTCTTTAATCATCTGATGCGTAAATAAGCCGTCAAAAGCCATGTCTTCACCTTCTTTTTATAATGTTTATAGTGTAACATGAAATAACAATTTCACAAGGCGAATGTTTCATCTATATTTTTATTCATTTATATGATAAATTTAATTTATATCATTTTTATGAAAGGTCGTAGACATGGATATAGAAAAAGGTTTATTAATTGTATTATCTGGTCCCTCTGGAGTTGGTAAGGGAACTGTGCGTCGTGCGATATTTGAGGATCCGGATACTGATTTCGAATACTCAATTTCAATGACGACTAGAAACAAACGGGAAGGCGAAGTAGATGGTGTAGATTATTTCTTTAAGTCACGTGAAGAATTTGAAACACTGATTGAGCAAGATGCATTTATCGAATATGCTGAATATGTCGGGAACTACTACGGGACCCCTGTACAGTATGTTAAGGATACTATGGAACGTGGTAAGGATGTATTTTTAGAGATTGAAGTTGAAGGAGCAAAGCAAGTCAGAAAGAAATTTCCTGAAGCACTATTCATCTTCTTAGCGCCACCAACACTTGAACATCTAGAGGAACGACTTATCGGTCGTGGCACTGAAAGTCAGGAAGTCATCAATCATAGAATAAGTGAAGCACGTAAAGAAGTGGAGATGATGAATCTCTATGATTACGTAGTGATCAATGATGAAGTGATGGATGCAAAGGAAAAGGTTCAGATGATTGTTGAAGCTGAACATTTAAAACGTGAACGTGTAGAAGCACGATTCAGAAAAATGATACTGGAGGCAAAATAATGTTAAACCCACCATTAGATAAATTAAAAGAAAAAGTGAATTCTAAATATTTAATCGTAACCCTTGCGGCGAAACGTGCACGTGAAATGCAGGATCATCCAGATGTAA
This region includes:
- the gmk gene encoding guanylate kinase; protein product: MDIEKGLLIVLSGPSGVGKGTVRRAIFEDPDTDFEYSISMTTRNKREGEVDGVDYFFKSREEFETLIEQDAFIEYAEYVGNYYGTPVQYVKDTMERGKDVFLEIEVEGAKQVRKKFPEALFIFLAPPTLEHLEERLIGRGTESQEVINHRISEARKEVEMMNLYDYVVINDEVMDAKEKVQMIVEAEHLKRERVEARFRKMILEAK
- the rpoZ gene encoding DNA-directed RNA polymerase subunit omega, coding for MLNPPLDKLKEKVNSKYLIVTLAAKRAREMQDHPDVKLNDRYLSYKPVGQSLEEIAAGKIHITSEHPEE